The region GCTGGTGTAGATGGTGATATTGAATTATTACTTTCAAAGAATAATATTTCTAGAATTTTTGATGTCCCTAAAATCGCCCCTAAGAAAATCCCTTTAAAAGGAAGAGAAGACCTAACAAGTCAACCTTCTTTATTATTAGATAGTTGGGAATCTAAAAACTCTCCATCCCTTCCTGCGTTATATGCCCAACCCTATGAAGGTGGTAACAGAATATGGCTTCATTCTCCTTCAGTTTCCGAAAGAATCAATTTAGGCAGCAAACTAGATAAATATCTTAAAGAAAAGGGGGAGGTTATTTGTTTAGGAAATGATTGGCTGGACTTCCTTAATGATTCGCTTAGTTCAGCATCTAAATTTAAACTTAATGAAGAATCAGAAGCAATTTCACTGGTTATAGATATTAATGGGGAAGGTGAGATAATAGATTGGAAATTTGTTCTTAGCATTGTTAAACCAGTAAAACTTATTACAGCAAAACAGCTTAAGGCAATTAACAATAGAAAGCCAACATCCAAGTCCATTCCTGTAGTACTTAAAGCTATCAAAGATAATCTTGAAGTAATTTATACGATTTTACATTCAGCAAAACTAATCAATAATACCAATAATGTATCTATTAAATTAGATGAGTACATCCCTAATATAGACAGATTAAGTGAATTACAAATAACTTTTCCTGGCAGGGACTTTCATGGATGGTCTAAAACATATGACAGTGGTGATCCTCAGTCCATATTAGATATCTATATTAGACTTTCTAATAATATACTTGCCAAGCATTTAGTTGGATATAAATTGCCAATTATATATAAGGAACATGAAGAAATAGATCAATCATATATTAATGAGGTGTCTAAATCAGCATTGGCATTAGATAAAAAGATAACAGTAAATCCTGATGGTACCGTAACGATAATTGAGTTAATAAAATCATTTGAGTCAAGTACCGAAAAGAAAATACTTCATAAACTTATGAAGCATATAATTCCTGGGATTCATTTGAAACTTTATAAGCCAAATTCTGATATAGATAATGATGATCAAAATAAAGAGATAAAAACAAATAATATTGAGGCCTTTTGGTGTTGCCCTTATTTGAATTATTGGAATGTTTTTAATCAGCTTATATTAACTTCACTTTTAGCTGATGGTAAAAATAAATCTACTAGTCGAAGTAAGGAAATTATAGACTTGGGTAAAAAAGATAGCTGGAGAGATGTTGATTGGGATATCTTCTCATCTAAGATAAAGGAAAATATTGATAAGCATTCAAATTTAAGGTTAGTTCAAAATCTAAATGAAATAAGAAAAAAGTCGAAATCCTTTAGAAATAACATAATATCAATTGCTCAGTGTAGGGAAGCACAGAAAATCATAGGTAAAGAAGTAACCGCTGTTATTACTGGAGTACAAAGTTATGGTTTTTTTGCTGAGATAGAAGATTTAACGGCTGAAGGATTAGTACACGTAAGCACTTTAGGTGACGATTGGTATGAATATAGATCTAGACAGAACCTTTTAGTTGGAAGAAAGAATAAAAAGACTTATCAACTTGCTCAAAATGTTAATGTTAGGGTTCTAAAGGTAGATATTATAAAAAATCAAATTGATTTGGAGCTTGTAAAAGATTCTGATAAAGAATCAATAAATAAAATTGATATTGATTCTTATAGTTAAAAGCAAATGAACAGTATTGTTATTGCTATGACAGGCGCTTCAGCTATGCAAATAGGTGAACGTTCAATACAAGTTTTGTTAGAAAATAATCAAGATGTTGATTTAATTCTTAGCAAGGGTGCATATGAAGTAGCGAAAAGTGAACGTAATATTAATATTCCAGTAGAACCAAAAGCTCAATGTGATTTTTGGAGAAACAGACTTGACGTTAATTCAGGAAAGCTAACTTGTTTTAGATGGAACGATCATTCAGCTTCAATTGCAAGCGGTAGTCATAAGACAAAAGGTATGGTAATTGTCCCTTGTTCAATGGGAACAATGGGGAGGATAGCCTCCGGCTTTTCATCAGATTTAATAGAAAGATGTGCCGACGTTCACTTAAAGGAGAATAGGCCTTTAATAATATCTCCAAGGGAAACACCATTAAATTTAATTCATATAGACAACATAAAACGTTTAGCTATTGCTGGAGCATTAATAGTTCCGCCGATTCCAGCTTGGTATACAAACCCACAAAATATTGAAGACATTATTGATTTTATTGTAGTTAGATTGTTTGATTCACTTGGCGAAGATTTAGATTACATTAAGAGATGGGATGGTCCAAACAAATGAAGTTTAATACTTTAATAAAAGCAATACCTTTACTATCAACTTTATTATTGATAACGTTTCTAAGTATTAGTAATCAAAAGGAATATACTAGATTAAGATTGCTTGTATGGAATACGCCATCACTTACATTAGGAACATATCTTTCCATATCTATAGGAACAGGCTTTATTATTTCATACCTTATAACAACTAATCTTGCAAAAGTATATGCCGGCAACGCAAATAAACCACTAAGGTACAAAGGTGAAAGCAAATATGAAGAGAGTAATGAGATATCAGATACCTTTGATACACTATCATCTGAAAACACTTTAATACATAGAGATTTTAAAGATCCATTACCTACAATTAAAGCTAATTTTAGAGTAATTGAGAGAAGAGAAAAAAAATATCCAAGTTCTATAAATAATAGCGTTAACAACGTCAACTTAAATGAATTTGAAGAGCCATACTATGAAAAACCTTATAAGAATGAAATTAGCACCCAGATGAATTCAAGTTCAGATGATTGGAGTGATGAATCTTATTCAAGATGGTAATCGGAAATTTTAACAATATATTTAATCAACAATATCCCAACATCGATCTTAATGAATTTGTTAAACTGAACAAATGGAAAATCAACCCCCCACAAACGATAAGAACTCCGGAAATGAAGTAAAAAAGACAGAATCTAATAATTTGAATATTCAAGAAACTTCTGTTGTTAACCAAAAAGTTTCCAATATTTTAGATAACCCAAAAACGTCATCTGAAATCAAACCAAACAAACCTCCAAAACCACCTAAGTTAGAAGACAAACCCTTTGATGAGTTTATAATTAAACATTTAATTCCTGGACTAAAGACCTCTATAGAAGATAAAGGAACATTAGTCAGTGAAATTAAATTAATAGAAGGTGAAAGGCCAGTTGTCGGAGGTAAATGCTGGATGGTATTTTGTGAAATGTCTGAACAAAGAAAATTTTGGCTTTGCTTTAACAGTGAAATAATAACTTCAGATAAAACTATACTATTAGCAGAATCAAATTCGGATCCAAGCATTGTTGAATCCTTCCTGATTGACGAGAAAAAGACTACATTACCTTTACTAATATCGAGGGTACTTCAAAGATTAAATGGTCAGAAATGGATTGGTGCTAATTAATTGTATTTGTTTAGTTATTAACTAAATAAATCTTTTTATTGTTATTATTTTTTTAATAATAACAATAAATATATCTTCTTAATATTTATATACGCAGTTCAGGCAGTCAAATGCCATAATAAGAAAAAAAACAAATTGAGAAACTCATTACTAAGTAAACAAACTGAAAAAGTACTGTTTCATACTTTTGATGACACATTAAAGCCACAAATTGAAGATTTATTGTCACTTGGTAAATCTGCCGGAGCTGACCTAATAGAAATCTTTCTTGAAAAATCAGACAATATATCTTTATTAGCAGAGCAAGAGGAAATATCCAATGTCAGTCCATCTTTTGGAATTGGAGCTGGTATCAGGGTGTTTCTTGGAAAAAAAGACGGTTTTGTTAGTACAAACGATTTATCCAATGAAGGACTACTCTTTGCTCTTAATCAGGCTTTAGGTATGTTGGGCCTAGCAGTCGGAACTAAAAACAACGTTAGATTTGAAGGATTAACTGAATTAAAAGACTTTGGTACAAAAAAAAATGAATGGTTAGTTAATTCTCCAAATCTTGATGAATCAACCTTCCAACTTCTTACTGCTACCAAATCACTCGCTGATAAAAATAAAAATTTACAAGTAAGGAGAGCTAGCTATTCAAGGAATTGGCAAGAAGTTCTTGTTGCTGCTTCTGATGGAGTATTTGCTAGAGATATCCGTCTTCACCAAACCGTTGGTATAAATGTGATTGCTCAAAAGGATAAAAACAGATCAACATCTGCCAGAAGATATGGAAGTTCCGGCAACCCAGACGATTTAAGAAAATGGGATATCGAGCAAAGTACTTGTGACTTAAATGAAAGTGCACAAAAAATGCTTTATGCGGGATATGTAGAAGCAGGTCAAATGCCTGTTGTACTGGCCAATAAATTCGGTGGAGTCATATTCCATGAAGCTTGTGGTCATCTTCTTGAAACCACACAATTGGAGCGTGGAACATCTCCTTTTCATGACTCAATAAACAAACAGATTGCTCATAAGGCTGTAAGTGCAGTAGATGAAGGTCTTTCAAATCATGCTTTTGGTTCACTATCTATGGATGATGAAGGGATGGAACCTCAAAATACTTTACTAATCGAAAATGGAATATTAAAAAAATTCCTTTCAGATAGAGCAGGTTTTTTAAGGACTGGACATCCACGAACTGGTAGCGGTAGAAGACAAAATTTTTCATTTGCTGCTGCAAGTCGTATGAGAAATACATATATTCAACAAGGCGATTTCTCTCCTAATGAATTAATAACAAGTGTTGATAATGGCCTTTATTGTAAATCAATGGGTGGAGGAAGTGTTGGTCCTACTGGGCAATTTAATTTCTCAGTTGAGGAAGGCTATTTGATAAAAAATGGAAAGCTTGATAAACCAGTTAAGGGTGCAACATTAATTGGCGAGGCAAAAGAAATACTACCTAGAATATCAATGTGTGCTAATGATCTAGATCTTGCAGCTGGTTTTTGTGGTTCTGTAAGTGGAAGTGTAAACGTTACTGTAGGTCAACCTCATATAAAAGTGGATTCAATAACAGTAGGAGGTAGATAAAATGATTAACTTAATTACTACATATAAAATAGGTGAATTAGATCCACATCTATTAATTAATATTTTAAAAGAATATAGTAAAGAGTCATCAATTAAAAAATGGGATATGGGAGCATCAACTAGTAGGGATATTTCTGTTCAAGTTCAACAAGGTAATGCAAAACAGCTAAAAGGTGCCCAACGAAATTCAATGACCTTAAGGGTGTGGAATGATAATAATCAGGTAGGTATTACTAGCACTTCTGACTTGACGAGCGAAGGAATTAAGAAAGCATTCAGAGGAGCTATTGAAGCCAGCCTTTTTGGCAACGAAAATGAATCTCCAGAATTCTCTCCATTAGCCAGGGCAGAATTGGAAGCTCTAAATTCTAAAGTCTCCAATCCTCATACAATTGATGAATTACTTACTATTCTAAAAAATGCAGAAAAACAATTAATTGAGTCACATCAATCAATAGATTCAATTCCATATAATGGATTGAATGAAACATATATGGAAAGAATATATATAAACAGTGAGGGAGCTAATAGACACATGAAATTATCACAATCCTCTATTTATTTGTATGCAAAGGCTGAAGAAGAAAACAAAAAGCCCAGAAGTGCAGGTTGTATTAGAATAAATTCTAATTTAGATGAACTTGATATAGACTCTTGTATAAATGAAACATCTAAAAAGATAATTAGTCATTTAAATTATAAATCTATTGAAACAAATAAGTATCTTATATGTTTTACACCTGCGGCTTTTCTTCAATTAATAAGTGCATTCAGTTCAATGTTTAATGCACGTTCAATTATTGATGGCCTTAGTTTAATGAACAAAGATTCAATTGGTAAGCAAATATCAGTTCCTAATTTAAATATAAGTGACGAAGGTCTGCACCCAGAAAATGTAGGTGCATTTAGTTTTGATGGCGAAGGAACTCCAACGCAAAATATTAAATTGGTTACTAAAGGAAAATTATCTAACTTACTTCACTCAGAAGCTACTGCAAGAAAATTTGGAGTTAAACCTACTGGTCATGCAGGGTTAGGAGCTAAGGTGTCCGTTTCACCTGATTGGCTGGTTATAAGCAAAAGTGAATCTGAAATTGATAAAGATGAAAGTTTGAGTATAAAAAATACACACAAGGAATATATTCTAATAGATGAACTATCTGCTATTCATTCTGGAGTCAAAGCTAGTCAAGGTTCTTTCTCATTACCTTTCGATGGTTGGATCGTTAATGATGGTAAAAAAATATCTATTGAAGCTGCAACAGTTGCAGGAGATATTTTAAATCTCTTAAATAGTATCGTGAAAATAGAGAATGAACAGATAGTTACGCATCAAGGGATCAGTCCACATGTTTGGGTGGAGAATATATCAATAACTGGTGAAGCGTGAAGATAGTTTTTTGGGGAACGCCTACTTATGCTGCGGAAAATCTAGTAAACATTGTTAATTCTGGACATCAAGTAATTGCGGTAGTTACACAGCCAGATAGAAAGAGAGGTCGAGGGAGAGGCTTGTCACCTTCACCAGTGAAACAAGCTGCAATGGATCTTGGCATACCTGCCTTCGTTACTCATTCAATAAGAAATGATCAAATTACAAAGGAAAAACTTAAATGTTTGCATGCTGATGTTTTTATTGTTGTAGCCTTTGGTCAAATTCTTCCAAAAGAAATATTAGATCAGCCGAAACTTGGATGCTGGAATAGTCATGCTTCGCTATTACCGGTTTGGAGAGGAGCAGCTCCTATTCAGTGGAGCATTATAAATGATGATGTACAGACAGGTATATGTATTATGTCAATGGAAGAAGGTTTAGATACAGGTCCGGTTATTAACCGAGAGATTACGGTCATTAATGATTCAGATAATCTAGAGATTTTAAGTACTAGACTGTCAAATATTTCATCAAAACTATTAGTAAATTCACTTAATAAAATCGAATTAACGAAAGGTTTGAGTAAATCATCGAGACTGGAATATTTAAAAGCTATTGATCAAACTAAGCTAAAAGGTAAACCTAGTTATGCTAGACAAATAAAAAAAGAAGATTATTTAATAGATTGGAATCAAAATGCTAGAAAAATAATAAAAAAAATACAGGGATTATATCCAAATGCGTATACTATTTATAATGGTAAAAGAATAAAGATTTTAGAAGCTAGTACTTTAGAAAATAAAGAGAAATTAATTGAAAGTAAACAAATAGATAACGAATCAATAGAAAAAAGTAAAGGAGGAGAAGTAATTATGATAAATAAAGAAGATGGCGTAATAATAATGACGAATGATTTTCCAATTCAGATTAATTATGCCCAGTTAGAAGGGAAAAAGGCTACTAATAGTTATACTTTATCAATTCAATCTGATCTAAGTGTTAGTAAAATATTAGGTAACTAAAAATTATCAGTTGTATTCTCTTTACTTGAAAAGCCCCATAGAAATAGGCATACCATTAGAAAGAAGAATAAATATTCTGGTATGACTAATAAATTGAATAGCAATTCGAGAATTAACTTTATTCCAATAATACCAACTGCTATATAACCAGCCTTTTCTAAGTTAATGTATATCTCAAGCCATTTAATGAATAATCCAGAAGTGAATCGTAATGCTATTACCCCAATAATTGCACCGGTAATAACTAAAAGAAATTGATCACTTATTGCAACAGCTGCTGTAATACTGTCAATAGAAAAAGCTAGATCGGTTATTGACAATAGAACAATAATCTTAAATATTGAACTTTCTGAATTGTTATTAATATGTTTATTATCATTAGATTTATTAGTATTTATGGAGATAAACTTTGAGATTGACAGAGATATCAAATAAATACCACCAATTAATTTTACTGGCCAAAAGTTAAGTATGAATTGCGCCGTAAGAATTACGAGTATTCTCAGTATTAATGCAATGAATATACCTATATTTAGTGCTTTTTTTTGAAGCTGAATATCATTTAGATTCTTAGTTATGGACGCTAAAGCTACAGCATTATCAGCTGACAATACTAGCTCCAAAGAGACAATGATTGGCAAGAGTGGTGCTAGTTCAACCCATCTGTCGATACCATCAAGTAAAGGGGTTAAGGATCTGAGAGATGCTGAATCCATTAAATTAGGAAAAAATAGCTATTTCACAGCCTGTTTGATATATTTTAACTCTTACTATTCTAAATAGTGTCAATTCAGAAGGGTTATGCGAATTGAATCTAAACTTTGCCACATATCCGAGAATAAAGTCGTTGTTAAAGTAACTGGATGGAATAATGATAAAAATCTAGGTAGTGCACTTGCTGAAGGGGGAACAGTTGAAGTGGCTGAAGACAAAGCTATTTCAAGACTAAATAAAAGGATAAACGGAGAAATAAATAATGAGGAAATCATAAAAACTGATAAAGAAGATGATGTAAAAACCCCATTGAAAGTTGAGTTACCTAAGAGTAATAAGATGGAAAATATTTATAAAGAGCCAACTGATTGGAGTAATATTTTAACTGCTATAGATTTAGAAATACAAAGGTTAAAATGGTCAAGAGATGATGAAAACATTTTTCTTGAAAAAAACTTGGGTTATAATAATCGAAACAAAATTACTAAATACAGTGATATAGTAAACTATCTAAGTTTGTTAAAAAAGACAGACATTTTACATTCAACTAATAAAGTAAATATAAATATTAATAAATTAATTGAAGAATCTGACAGTATACTTAGAGATTTATCATGGGACAACTTACAGGGAAGAGAATATTTACAAAGAGAGTTTAATGTTTCAACGAGAAAGGAACTTAATGAAGAACAATTAATTTCATTTATTGAAAAAATAAAATCAATTCGAAATCAATAACTAACTTACTATGTCTTCTCAATAGACAAATAAAATGTTATTGTAATCACAATAAAATAGTCGACAAGAATAGTGACTTTAGAGTCTGTTGCAAATTATTTAGAAAATCACCAGTTAACAAATGAGTTAATTGGACGTACAAATAGAGAAGAAAGATTAATATTAACAGGAGCTTCTCGTACAGCTAAAGCACTAATCACAACTTCACTTGCTAAGAAAGAATCCAATATATTATTAGTAATTGTACCCACATTAGAAGAAGCGACCAGGTGGTATCCACTGGTAAAAGATTGTGGATGGACCAAGACATGTTTATATCCTACAACTGAAGTCTCTCCATATGACTCAATACAGATAACCACAGAAATTGTATGGGGTCAGTTACAAGTACTTAGTGATATATTGGAATTAAAAGATGATGAGAATATCGCAATTATTGCAACGGAAAGAGCATTACAACCCCATCTCCCTCCAATTGAATATCTTAAATCAAAATGCATTAAATTAAAGGTTGGTGCTGAAATAAACCTAAGAGATTTATCACTCAAATTGAGTGAAAGTGGATATAAAAAATCTAACAATGTTGATCAAGAAGGTACATGGACGAGACGGGGAGATATAGTTGATATTTATCCTGTTAGTAGTGAACTACCAATTAGATTAGAGTTGTTTGGTGATATGCTAGATAAGATTAAAGAATTTGATCCAATATCGCAAAGATCGTTAGAAACAATTGATAATGTATGTATTACTCCAAAAGGTTATGATCCTTTAATTATTAATAAACTTTTATCAATTCAAGACAAGGATATATCGAGTCTGTTATCACAGGATCAGTACTCTGAGTTGATAAATTCAAATGTATTAGAATCTGCTAAAAAATATTTAGGGGTAGCATTTGATAAGCCTTCATCATTATTAAATTACCTAGATGATAGTACATTTATTGTAGTAGATGAAAGGATGCAAGGTTTATCCCATGGGCATGCTTGGTATAACATTGTTGATGAAAGTTATACTGATCTAATAGGGAGTAAAAGCTGTTCAGTAACAGCAAAAAATTTATTTAAACCTAATCTGCATACTAATATTAATGATATTTATGATACAGTTAATACTTATAAAGGGCTAGACATAACAGATTTAGAAGATACTACAGACAAGGATAATGTATTTAATATTTCCAGCAAAGTACATAATTGGCTCCCTAATCAATATGGTAAGATTAGTTTATCATTAAAAGATTATATAAAAGATAAATATTCAATATGGATTATATCAGCACAACCCAGTCGTGCAGTCTCTCTATTAGAAGAACATGAGTGTATCTCCAAGTTTATACCAAATAATAAAGATTTATATGGCATTAAAAGCATTATAGCTGACAACATACCGGTCGCTATTAAAAATAATAATGAGGGAGAAATTGAAGGGTTTTACCTTCCAGCATGGAAAATAGCTTTACTAACTGACAAGGAATTTTTTGGACAACATAATATTTCTAGTACTGGTTATGTAAGAAGAAGGAAGCAATCAGAAAGTAAAAAGATAGATCCCAATAAAATGAAACCTGGTGATTACGTGGTTCACAGAAATCATGGCATAGGCTTATTCCAAAATATTCAAAAATTAAACATTAATGGTGATTCGAGAGATTATTTAGTAATAAAATATATGGATGGAAAATTAAGTGTTGCGGCTGATCAACTTGGTAGTTTAGGGAGATATAGAAATTCAAATTCAAAGACTCCCAAAATAAGTAAACTAGGCGGTGCTAATTGGAACAAAATAAAGGAAAAGGCAAAAAAATCAGTTAAAAAGGTTGCTCTTGATTTGATTAAGTTATATGCAGAAAGAAGTAGAGAAAAAGGGTTCAAGTTTCCAATTGATGGACCATGGCAAAGTGAATTAGAAGACTCATTTCCATACCCATTAACTCCTGATCAGGCAAAAGCCACTATCCAGGTGAAATCTGATATGGAATGTGAAAAGCCTATGGATAGACTCGTTTGTGGTGATGTTGGATTTGGAAAAACAGAGGTTGCAATAAGAGCAATATTTAAGGCTATTACTTCAGGGAAACAAATAGCGTTGTTAGCACCAACAACAGTGTTATCTCAACAACACTGGAGAACGATTTCTGATCGATTTGCACCTTATCCTATTAAAGTATCATTACTAAACAGATTTAAAACCCCTAACGAAAGAAAACAAATATTAAGTGGACTTAAAGATGGACAAATTGATGCTGTTGTTGGTACACATCAGCTCTTGAATAAACAATTAACTTATAAGGACTTGGGACTACTAGTTATAGATGAAGAACAACGTTTTGGAGTTAATCAAAAGGAAAAAATAAAAGAGTTAAAAAAAAGTGTAGATGTATTAACTCTCTCTGCAACCCCAATTCCTCGAACACTCTATATGAGTCTTTCTGGTGTTCGTGAAATGAGTTTAATAACAACACCACCACCATTACGTAGACCAATTAAAACTCATTTATCACCGCTAGATAATGAAATAATAAGAAGCGCAATTTCTCAGGAGATTGATAGGGGTGGCCAAATATTTTATATTGTTCCACGAATAAAAGGGATAGAAGAAGTAGCAAATAAATTAAAAATAATGGTTCCAAATGTGAAGTTATTGATAGCTCATGGGCAAATGAATGAAGGGGAGTTAGAAAATGCAATGCTTGCATTTAATGCTGGAGAAGCAGATATGTTGCTTTGTACAACTATTGTCGAAAGTGGATTAGATATTCCTAGAGTAAATACAATTTTAATTGAAGATTCTCACAAGTTTGGATTATCACAGCTTTACCAATTGAGAGGCAGAGTAGGCCGAAGTGGAGTACAAGCACACGCTTGGTTGTTTTACCCAAGCGAAGAGAAATTAAATGAGATGTCAAGAAAACGGTTAAAAGCCATAAAAGAATTTAGTGATTTGGGTAGTGGATATCAGTTAGCGATGAGGGATATGGAAATTAGAGGAGTTGGAAATATTTTAGGTATTGAACAAAGCGGACAAATGGAAACAATAGGATTTGATTTGTATATGGAATTATTGCAGGAAACTATCGCTGAAATACAAGGTCAAGATATTCCTTCTGTTGAAGATACACAAATTGATTTACCTGTTACAGCTTTTATACCTGGAGATTGGATAACTGATCCAGATGAAAAAATAAATGCTTATAGATTAGCTACACAATGTGAAAACAATGATGCCTTAGTCCAATTCGCTAGCAATTTGGTTGATAGATATGGAACATTACCAAAAGCAGTTGAATCATTAATAGAAGTAATGAAATTAAAAATAGTCGCTAAGAAGTGTGGCTTCTCTAGAATTAAGTTGTCTAAACCAAATATTGAGCTTGAAACAATGATGGATGAGCCAGCCTTTAAGTTACTAAGAAAAGGTTTGGCAACCCATCTTCACGGAAGATTTATCTATAAAAAAGGAGATCGTAGCTCGACCGTGACAATTCGTGGTCTTGGTATTTTGGATAGCGATAAATTGCTAGATCAACTCACTGAATGGCTAAAATTAATGAATTCTCAAATAAATACTCGATAAATCAATTCAGAACTATATGCAGGTCAATCTTTCAATTGGGTGAACAAAACTCTTTTAAAGTAAAAGATTGCTATAGTCTCAAAAATTTGAGTAATTTTACCTTGGGTGAAGTAATAGAAATCAGTTCAAACCAATATGGTCTAAGCCTGTTTAGTGGAATGATAAGTCTTTTGGCTTTAGGGGTTTATACACTTTTGACCGTAGACACAGGCAACGATGACGATGATTCTGATTCTGGAGGTGGTGGCTTAATGCAACCGGTGAATTAATAAAAGATCAGCTAGATATTAGATTTGCAAGTCTTTCTCTAAAATCACCCTTTGCAATTCCTCCTTTAAGCTCACCAATAATTTCAAATTCACCCTCTGGCTCATTAACTAATAGATAAGTCGGCCAGCCCATACCCTCCTTTGATGGGTACTGTTTTAATAGTATGGGTCTATATTTTCTATACACGACTGTATCTTGAAGTTTTACGCTAATAAAATCAATGCCTAATTCATTCGCGACTTTAGAGTCAAAAAAGCTCATCCTGTGACAAGTTCCACAATCATCAGAACTAAATTTAATTAAAGAACAAGACATGTCAAAAATCTATTCAAACTAATACTAAATATAACTATTAATAAAAACCAGTTCAGTAATTAGACTTATTGTTTCTTGCAATAACTGAAAAGAAAGGATCACTCTCTGTGTAATAAATACCAAAAAGCTTTTTATCATGGGTCTTTTCATTTAATATTTTTTCAATCCTCCATCCATTAGAAGTAAGAACACTTTTTATGTAATCAATTCTTTTTTCCTCTGACGAATATGTCCAGATGTTTGGAGCTTTGGTCCAGAATGCTCGATTAGTGAAAGATATTATCAATAATGAATCAGATTTGATAATTCTTGATAATTCTAATGAAACTTTCTCAGGATATTGAAGATATTGCCATCCAGCAACAATTAAGCCAACATCAATGTATGAATCTTCAATTGGCATATTTTGTGTCTTATTTAGATTCTGAACCCAGTATTTATCTAGTATTTTATTTGAACTTAATTCAGCTTCATTCATTCCATGCCCAATAACTTTTTTATATTTAATTTTAGATGGCAGATGACTTACCCAACTACTCATTAAATCTAGAATAACGTGATGAGTGAGTAGATACTCTGAATATAAGTTTGTAAGTCGGTTTCTAAATGAATCGCTCAGATGATGAACATATCTAGGCTGTTGATAAAAAATTTGATCATCAGCGATATCTATCTTTTCTCTATCAGTAATTGTCAGTTTCATTTAAATAAAATTTCTTTATATAATATTAGAACAATCTTTATATATCTGTGAAAAACAAAAAAGAGATGTG is a window of Prochlorococcus marinus str. MIT 0917 DNA encoding:
- the fmt gene encoding methionyl-tRNA formyltransferase translates to MKIVFWGTPTYAAENLVNIVNSGHQVIAVVTQPDRKRGRGRGLSPSPVKQAAMDLGIPAFVTHSIRNDQITKEKLKCLHADVFIVVAFGQILPKEILDQPKLGCWNSHASLLPVWRGAAPIQWSIINDDVQTGICIMSMEEGLDTGPVINREITVINDSDNLEILSTRLSNISSKLLVNSLNKIELTKGLSKSSRLEYLKAIDQTKLKGKPSYARQIKKEDYLIDWNQNARKIIKKIQGLYPNAYTIYNGKRIKILEASTLENKEKLIESKQIDNESIEKSKGGEVIMINKEDGVIIMTNDFPIQINYAQLEGKKATNSYTLSIQSDLSVSKILGN
- a CDS encoding TerC family protein is translated as MDSASLRSLTPLLDGIDRWVELAPLLPIIVSLELVLSADNAVALASITKNLNDIQLQKKALNIGIFIALILRILVILTAQFILNFWPVKLIGGIYLISLSISKFISINTNKSNDNKHINNNSESSIFKIIVLLSITDLAFSIDSITAAVAISDQFLLVITGAIIGVIALRFTSGLFIKWLEIYINLEKAGYIAVGIIGIKLILELLFNLLVIPEYLFFFLMVCLFLWGFSSKENTTDNF
- a CDS encoding TlpA family protein disulfide reductase: MSCSLIKFSSDDCGTCHRMSFFDSKVANELGIDFISVKLQDTVVYRKYRPILLKQYPSKEGMGWPTYLLVNEPEGEFEIIGELKGGIAKGDFRERLANLISS
- a CDS encoding SAM-dependent methyltransferase, with the protein product MKLTITDREKIDIADDQIFYQQPRYVHHLSDSFRNRLTNLYSEYLLTHHVILDLMSSWVSHLPSKIKYKKVIGHGMNEAELSSNKILDKYWVQNLNKTQNMPIEDSYIDVGLIVAGWQYLQYPEKVSLELSRIIKSDSLLIISFTNRAFWTKAPNIWTYSSEEKRIDYIKSVLTSNGWRIEKILNEKTHDKKLFGIYYTESDPFFSVIARNNKSNY
- the mfd gene encoding transcription-repair coupling factor, whose translation is MTLESVANYLENHQLTNELIGRTNREERLILTGASRTAKALITTSLAKKESNILLVIVPTLEEATRWYPLVKDCGWTKTCLYPTTEVSPYDSIQITTEIVWGQLQVLSDILELKDDENIAIIATERALQPHLPPIEYLKSKCIKLKVGAEINLRDLSLKLSESGYKKSNNVDQEGTWTRRGDIVDIYPVSSELPIRLELFGDMLDKIKEFDPISQRSLETIDNVCITPKGYDPLIINKLLSIQDKDISSLLSQDQYSELINSNVLESAKKYLGVAFDKPSSLLNYLDDSTFIVVDERMQGLSHGHAWYNIVDESYTDLIGSKSCSVTAKNLFKPNLHTNINDIYDTVNTYKGLDITDLEDTTDKDNVFNISSKVHNWLPNQYGKISLSLKDYIKDKYSIWIISAQPSRAVSLLEEHECISKFIPNNKDLYGIKSIIADNIPVAIKNNNEGEIEGFYLPAWKIALLTDKEFFGQHNISSTGYVRRRKQSESKKIDPNKMKPGDYVVHRNHGIGLFQNIQKLNINGDSRDYLVIKYMDGKLSVAADQLGSLGRYRNSNSKTPKISKLGGANWNKIKEKAKKSVKKVALDLIKLYAERSREKGFKFPIDGPWQSELEDSFPYPLTPDQAKATIQVKSDMECEKPMDRLVCGDVGFGKTEVAIRAIFKAITSGKQIALLAPTTVLSQQHWRTISDRFAPYPIKVSLLNRFKTPNERKQILSGLKDGQIDAVVGTHQLLNKQLTYKDLGLLVIDEEQRFGVNQKEKIKELKKSVDVLTLSATPIPRTLYMSLSGVREMSLITTPPPLRRPIKTHLSPLDNEIIRSAISQEIDRGGQIFYIVPRIKGIEEVANKLKIMVPNVKLLIAHGQMNEGELENAMLAFNAGEADMLLCTTIVESGLDIPRVNTILIEDSHKFGLSQLYQLRGRVGRSGVQAHAWLFYPSEEKLNEMSRKRLKAIKEFSDLGSGYQLAMRDMEIRGVGNILGIEQSGQMETIGFDLYMELLQETIAEIQGQDIPSVEDTQIDLPVTAFIPGDWITDPDEKINAYRLATQCENNDALVQFASNLVDRYGTLPKAVESLIEVMKLKIVAKKCGFSRIKLSKPNIELETMMDEPAFKLLRKGLATHLHGRFIYKKGDRSSTVTIRGLGILDSDKLLDQLTEWLKLMNSQINTR